One genomic window of Quercus robur chromosome 6, dhQueRobu3.1, whole genome shotgun sequence includes the following:
- the LOC126733408 gene encoding uncharacterized protein LOC126733408, giving the protein MFLKRTFVMPSRMCINPIHNKKGILHHSDNRSSKERWAASSCAMDSLYDMDLISDTVPVILDNSKLWYQVLSTSMKLGPRGVAHVEGINRVDLKEDSHYSNLLLINRTASCLSWYKWPYSSNYSWILDPLIKNNYQLFIVERVIIMGAKTSIKTFKEDETVLSLTDDPKKNTKSWQIPVYTMDEEGR; this is encoded by the exons ATGTTTCTTAAAAG AACTTTTGTCATGCCTTCTAGGATGTGCATCAATCCTATACATAACAAGAAAGGAATCCTTCATCATTCCGATAACAGAAGTTCAAAGGAAAG GTGGGCAGCAAGCTCTTGTGCCATGGACTCTTTGTATGATATGGACCTCATATCTGATACTGTACCTGTAATTTTAGACAATTCAAAACTATGGTATCAAGTACTATCTACGAGTATGAAGCTAGGACCTAGGGGAGTTGCCCACGTGGAAGGAATTAATCGTGTTGATCTTAAAGAGGACAGTCACTACTCAAATCTCTTGCTCATAAACCGAACTGCAAGCTGTCTTTCATG GTACAAATGGCCATATTCATCAAACTATAGCTGGATTCTGGATCCTTTGATTAAGAACAACTACCAGTTGTTCATTGTTGAGAGGGTTATCATAATGGGAGCCAAAACATCCATTAAAACATTCAAGGAGGATGAAACTGTACTCAGCCTCACTGATGACCCAAAGAAGAACACCAAATCGTGGCAAATACCTGTTTATACCATGGATGAAGAGGGAAGGTGA
- the LOC126733407 gene encoding pentatricopeptide repeat-containing protein At4g14190, chloroplastic — MALDIQCKIAFRWRPNSDSGNNSPLIFPKTTLTKQSFKFTFVTNQTCLSSLHHSSPPPPSNGTRPTSLLVEKYNYNEHQRLRDLLEKLSNTNSCPLQILTDYGDWTQDQFWAVVKFLIHASRSLEVLQVFDMWKNIEKLRINEFYYDKIIGLLGEEGMLEEALSAFQEMKRHGLKPSLGSYNVIIHGFAKKGNFDDALFYLNGMKDDNLAPETDSYDGLIQAYGRYKMYDEIAICVKKMELDGCSPDHITYNLLIREFSQAGLLKRMERVCQTMLSKKMYLQSTTLVAMLEAYARFGILDKMEKVYRRVLNSKNPLKDDLIRKLAEIYIDNYMFSRLDDLGLNVSSRFGATDLVWCLRLLSHACLLSRKGMYSIVQEMQEAKVSWNVTVANIIMLAYLKMKDFTRLRALLSQLPPHHVKPDMVTVGILFDAITFGFDGTEIIEAWRRMGHLYGVVEMNTDPLVLTAFGKGSFLRKCEEVYCSLETRAREKKTWTYHNLIDLVSEYNGRKP, encoded by the exons ATGGCCCTTGATATTCAGTGCAAAATAGCGTTCAGATGGAGACCCAATTCTGATTCAGGTAACAACAGTCCCCTCATCTTCCCTAAAACCACACTGACAAAACAATCCTTCAAATTCACATTCGTCACCAATCAAACTTGTTTATCATCTCTCCACCactcatcaccaccaccaccttcaAATGGCACAAGGCCCACTTCCCTTCTTGTTGAAAAGTACAATTACAATGAGCACCAGAGGCTTAGAGATTTACTTGAAAAGCTCAGCAACACCAACTCATGCCCTCTACAAATACTCACAGATTATGGGGATTGGACTCAAGACCAGTTCTGGGCTGTTGTCAAATTTCTTATACATGCCTCTAGATCTCTTGAAGTTCTTCAG GTGTTTGATATGTGGAAGAACATTGAGAAATTGCGGATTAATGAATTCTACTATGATAAGATAATTGGGCTGTTAGGTGAAGAGGGCATGCTCGAAGAAGCACTGTCAGCATTTCAAGAGATGAAAAGACATGGTCTAAAACCTTCTTTGGGATCTTACAATGTGATAATTCATGGTTTTGCAAAAAAAGGAAACTTTGATGATGCTTTATTTTACCTTAATGGGATGAAAGATGATAATTTGGCACCGGAAACTGATAGCTATGATGGGTTGATTCAAGCTTATGGGAGATATAAAATGTATGATGAAATAGCTATTTGTGTGAAGAAGATGGAATTGGATGGTTGTTCGCCTGACCACATTACGTATAATTTGCTTATCCGAGAGTTTTCGCAAGCTGGGTTGCTCAAAAGAATGGAAAGAGTGTGTCAAACAATGCTTTCAAAGAAGATGTATTTACAGTCAACTACCTTAGTTGCAATGCTTGAGGCTTATGCAAGATTTGGGATTTTGGATAAGATGGAAAAGGTTTATAGAAGAGTTTTGAACTCAAAAAACCCtttaaaagatgatttgatAAGGAAATTGGCTGAAATTTATATTGATAACTATATGTTTTCAAGATTAGATGACTTGGGACTTAATGTTTCATCAAGGTTTGGCGCAACTGATCTTGTTTGGTGTCTGCGTCTCCTTTCTCATGCTTGTCTTTTAAGCCGAAAAGGTATGTATTCCATTGTTCAGGAGATGCAAGAAGCGAAAGTTTCTTGGAATGTAACTGTTGCAAATATTATCATGCTAgcttatttgaaaatgaaagacTTCACGCGTTTGAGAGCATTGCTCTCCCAATTGCCACCCCATCATGTGAAGCCTGATATGGTCACAGTTGGAATTCTATTTGATGCAATTACTTTTGGTTTTGATGGAACTGAGATTATTGAAGCATGGAGAAGGATGGGCCATCTTTATGGTGTTGTGGAAATGAATACTGATCCTCTGGTTCTAACTGCATTTGGAAAGGGGAGTTTCCTTAGAAAATGTGAAGAGGTCTACTGCTCCCTTGAAACTCGAGctagagaaaagaaaacatgGACTTATCATAACCTCATTGATTTAGTCTCAGAATACAATGGAAGGAAGCCATAG
- the LOC126690054 gene encoding endo-1,3;1,4-beta-D-glucanase-like — translation MARAGGLGINLATADTVIIYDRYYVVVPDFIREPFVLEDIANNPLEVWLKDHGTDKGFEETKSIIETLKSKCASSIGAASFCWGGKVVVELSKVELIQAAVILHPAWVTVDDIKGVKVPIAVLGAEIDNIAPPELLKQYDEALTSQSKVGRSNPCLVLFLIFFYIHFYMLLYSA, via the exons ATGGCAAG AGCTGGTGGCTTAGGGATAAACCTTGCAACTGCTGACACTGTTATCATATATGACAG ATATTATGTGGTAGTTCCTGACTTCATACGAGAACCCTTTGTGCTTGAAGATATTGCTAATAATCCCCTAGAAGTTTGGTTGAAGGATCATGGAACG GATAAAGGATTTGAGGAGACAAAGTCAATAATTGAAACTTTGAAAAGTAAATGTGCTTCTTCAATAGGGGCTGCAAGCTTTTGCTGGGGTG GTAAGGTTGTGGTTGAACTTTCAAAAGTTGAACTTATCCAAGCTGCAGTGATATTACATCCTGCATGGGTAACAGTGGATGATATCAAGG GTGTTAAGGTTCCCATTGCAGTACTAGGAGCTGAGATTGACAACATTGCTCCACCCGAACTCTTAAAACAATATGATGAGGCCTTAACTTCTCAATCTAAGGTAGGAAGATCAAATCCttgtctagttttatttttaatttttttttatatccatTTTTATATGCTTCTTTACAGTGCTTAG
- the LOC126690053 gene encoding serine/threonine-protein phosphatase 7 long form homolog has protein sequence MEYFSSLVVDEFILTDPGPLKCRGRNDEFQKRRRIVVDDRIVDIVKRVGLEGLYRTPFREIDHNLITAFVQRWRPKTHTFHLPHSETTITLQDVEVLLGIPINGEAIVGTTDLTWAAECQSMLGIATNDTVLKGQRIQIKKLLEKIDQGLPDGAAEVVVHQYARCYILALLADTIFTDKSGDRVHTMWLQMLRDLRNPPQYSWESACLAWLYRELCRATDRGASQIGGALLLVQYWAWVRFPFLCPRMDLPPDGAYGPPFAPSPLSIKTVWVVSTLNSPAEICLVRYRQLLDCMHSKQVVWQPYEAELVRLPVFYVAGRDVWTARVPLVCFWLVEKHTLDRVVRQFGMVQEIPPNVDTDEAFHAIDLRGKMAVNWRDKHYGHIQVTSHKQLLTRYTVGSPEYKHISTVLKTVERLHCITAQRWKDQWGKSRSTKRYWTTKHELNLCQP, from the exons ATGGAATATTTTAGTTCTCTAGTTGTTGATGAGTTCATTCTTACA GATCCGGGGCCACTGAAATGCCGCGGTCGTAATGACGAGTTCCAAAAACGGCGCCGGATAGTGGTGGATGATCGCATCGTCGACATTGTCAAGAGAGTTGGATTAGAGGGGCTGTATAGGACCCCATTTAGAGAGATTGATCATAACTTGATAACGGCCTTCGTTCAGCGATGGCGGCCTAAAACCCACACCTTCCACCTGCCACATAGTGAGACAACAATCACATTACAAGATGTGGAGGTTCTTTTGGGGATTCCAATCAATGGTGAGGCAATTGTTGGAACAACTGACTTGACATGGGCTGCTGAATGTCAGAGTATGCTTGGAATTGCTACTAATGATACTGTGCTTAAAGGACAAAGGATCCAAATTAAGAAGCTACTAGAAAAAATTGACCAAGGGTTGCCCGATGGTGCAGCAGAGGTGGTTGTGCATCAATATGCACGGTGTTATATTCTAGCACTCCTGGCAGACACAATTTTCACCGACAAGTCTGGCGATAGGGTGCATACGATGTGGTTGCAGATGTTGAGGGACCTTCGCAATCCACCTCAGTACAGTTGGGAGAGCGCTTGCCTTGCATGGTTGTATAGAGAGTTATGCAGGGCAACCGACAGAGGTGCCAGTCAGATTGGTGGGGCCTTGTTGCTAGTTCAGTATTGGGCATGGGTCAGATTCCCTTTTTTGTGCCCAAGGATGGACCTCCCACCAGATGGTGCATATGGCCCACCATTTGCACCTTCTCCACTGTCCATTAA GACCGTGTGGGTTGTGAGCACCTTGAATAGCCCCGCTGAAATCTGTCTGGTTCGGTACCGTCAGCTTTTAGATTGTATGCATTCGAAGCAG GTGGTGTGGCAACCATATGAAGCTGAATTAGTCCGCCTGCCTGTGTTCTATGTCGCAGGAAGGGATGTATGGACGGCGAGGGTACCGCTTGTATGTTTCTGGCTAGTAGAGAAACATACACTAGACCGTGTTGTTCGTCAGTTCGGGATGGTACAAGAAATCCCCCCAAATGTTGATACTGACGAAGCCTTTCATGCCATAGACCTGAGGGGGAAGATGGCGGTGAATTGGAGAGACAAACATTATGGTCATATCCAA GTTACCAGTCACAAGCAGCTATTGACACGTTATACAGTAGGCAGTCCTGAGTACAAGCATATTTCAACTGTACTTAAGACAGTGGAACGCCTTCACTGTATAACTGCCCAACGTTGGAAAGACCAATGGGGCAAATCCAGAAGCACCAAAAGATACTGGACGACCAAGCACGAGCTCAACTTGTGCCAGCCATAG